A region from the Streptomyces sp. 3214.6 genome encodes:
- the hydA gene encoding dihydropyrimidinase, translating into MSSRTVIRGGLVITASDEIHADVLIEDGRIAALAASGTPAAEAWSAERVIDATGKYVIPGGVDAHTHMELPFGGTFASDTFETGTRAAAWGGTTTIVDFAVQSVGHTLREGLDAWHAKAEGTCAIDYAFHMIVSDVNQDTLKEMDLLVEEGVTSFKQFMAYPGVFYSDDGQILRAMQRSAENGGLIMMHAENGIAIDVLVEQALARGETDPRYHGEVRKALLEAEATHRAIKLAQVAGAPLYVVHVSAMEAVAELARARDEGLNVFGETCPQYLFLSTDNLAEPDFEGSKYVCSTPLRPKEHQAKLWQGLRTNDLQVVSTDHCPFCFVGQKELGRGDFSKIPNGLPGVENRMDLLHQAVVDGHISRRRWIEIACATPARMFGMYPKKGTIAPGADADVVIYDPHAEQTVSAETHHMNVDYSAYEGKRLTGRVETVLSRGELVITEREYTGHAGHGVYTPRSTCQYLN; encoded by the coding sequence ATGAGCAGCCGTACCGTCATCCGGGGTGGCCTCGTCATCACCGCGTCCGACGAGATCCACGCCGACGTCCTGATCGAGGACGGCCGTATCGCCGCCCTCGCCGCCTCCGGCACCCCGGCCGCCGAGGCCTGGAGCGCCGAGCGCGTCATCGACGCCACCGGGAAGTACGTGATCCCGGGCGGGGTCGACGCCCACACCCACATGGAGCTGCCGTTCGGCGGCACCTTCGCCTCCGACACCTTCGAGACCGGAACCCGGGCGGCCGCCTGGGGCGGTACGACGACCATCGTCGACTTCGCCGTGCAGAGCGTCGGCCACACCCTGCGCGAGGGCCTGGACGCCTGGCACGCCAAGGCGGAGGGCACCTGCGCGATCGACTACGCCTTCCACATGATCGTCTCCGACGTGAACCAGGACACGCTCAAGGAGATGGACCTGCTGGTGGAGGAGGGCGTCACGTCCTTCAAGCAGTTCATGGCCTACCCCGGCGTCTTCTACAGCGACGACGGCCAGATCCTGCGCGCCATGCAGCGCTCCGCCGAGAACGGCGGACTGATCATGATGCACGCGGAAAACGGTATCGCCATCGACGTCCTGGTCGAGCAGGCGCTGGCGCGCGGCGAGACGGATCCGCGGTACCACGGCGAAGTGCGCAAGGCGCTGCTGGAGGCCGAGGCCACCCACCGCGCCATCAAACTCGCGCAGGTCGCGGGCGCTCCGCTGTACGTGGTGCACGTATCGGCGATGGAAGCGGTCGCGGAACTCGCCAGGGCACGCGACGAGGGGCTGAACGTCTTCGGCGAGACCTGCCCGCAGTACCTGTTCCTGTCGACCGACAACCTCGCGGAGCCCGACTTCGAGGGCTCGAAGTATGTGTGCAGCACCCCGCTGCGGCCGAAGGAGCACCAGGCCAAGCTGTGGCAGGGCCTGCGGACCAACGACCTCCAGGTGGTGTCGACGGACCACTGCCCCTTCTGCTTCGTGGGCCAGAAGGAGCTCGGCCGGGGCGACTTCTCGAAGATCCCCAACGGGCTGCCGGGCGTCGAGAACCGCATGGACCTGCTCCACCAGGCCGTCGTCGACGGCCACATCAGCCGCCGCCGCTGGATCGAGATCGCCTGTGCCACCCCGGCCCGGATGTTCGGCATGTACCCGAAGAAGGGCACCATCGCGCCGGGGGCCGACGCCGACGTCGTCATCTACGACCCGCACGCCGAGCAGACCGTCTCCGCCGAGACGCACCACATGAACGTCGACTACTCGGCATACGAGGGCAAGCGCCTCACCGGCCGTGTCGAGACGGTCCTCTCGCGCGGCGAACTCGTCATCACCGAGCGGGAGTACACCGGACACGCCGGGCACGGCGTCTACACCCCGCGCTCCACCTGTCAGTACCTCAACTAG
- a CDS encoding TIGR03842 family LLM class F420-dependent oxidoreductase: protein MDFGLVLQTDPPASKVVSLMQRAERSGFTYGWTFDSAVLWQEPFVIYSQILANTSTLTVGPMVTNPGTRTWEVTASTFATLNDMFGNRTVCGIGRGDSAMRVAGRTPNTLARISEAMKVIRALGSGREADLGGTVVRFPWIKEDARLPVWMAAYGPKALKMTGEEADGFILQLADLYLTEYMVKAVKDAAVAAGRDPSEVKICVAAPAYVTEDDSPEALAHARDQCRWFGGMVGNHVADLVSKYGEHSSQVPEELTDYIKARQGYDYSHHGRSDNPDTEFVPDEIVDRFCLIGPVEKHIEKLNALRELGVDQFAVYDMHDAQEKVIDAYGTTVIPAVNG, encoded by the coding sequence ATGGACTTCGGACTCGTCCTGCAGACCGACCCGCCGGCCTCGAAGGTCGTCAGCCTGATGCAGCGCGCCGAGCGCAGCGGTTTCACCTACGGCTGGACCTTCGACTCCGCGGTGCTCTGGCAGGAACCCTTTGTGATCTACAGTCAGATCCTCGCCAACACCAGCACGTTGACGGTCGGCCCGATGGTGACGAACCCCGGCACCCGCACCTGGGAGGTCACCGCCTCCACCTTCGCCACGCTCAACGACATGTTCGGCAACCGCACGGTCTGCGGCATCGGCCGCGGCGACTCCGCGATGCGCGTCGCCGGCCGCACCCCGAACACCCTCGCCCGGATCAGCGAGGCCATGAAGGTCATCCGGGCGCTCGGCTCGGGCCGGGAGGCCGACCTCGGCGGCACGGTCGTCAGGTTCCCCTGGATCAAGGAGGACGCCCGGCTCCCCGTCTGGATGGCCGCGTACGGACCCAAGGCGCTGAAGATGACCGGCGAGGAGGCCGACGGCTTCATCCTCCAGCTCGCCGACCTGTACCTCACCGAGTACATGGTGAAGGCCGTCAAGGACGCGGCCGTCGCCGCCGGACGCGACCCGTCCGAGGTGAAGATCTGCGTCGCCGCCCCCGCGTACGTCACCGAGGACGACTCGCCCGAGGCGCTCGCCCACGCCCGCGACCAGTGCCGGTGGTTCGGCGGCATGGTCGGCAACCACGTCGCCGACCTGGTGTCCAAGTACGGCGAACACTCCTCCCAGGTCCCCGAGGAGCTCACCGACTACATCAAGGCACGTCAGGGGTACGACTACTCGCACCACGGGCGCAGCGACAACCCCGACACCGAGTTCGTGCCCGACGAGATCGTCGACCGGTTCTGCCTCATCGGGCCGGTCGAGAAGCACATCGAGAAGCTGAACGCCCTGCGCGAGCTGGGCGTCGACCAGTTCGCCGTCTACGACATGCACGACGCGCAGGAGAAGGTCATCGACGCGTACGGCACGACGGTGATCCCGGCCGTCAACGGCTGA
- a CDS encoding PucR family transcriptional regulator, protein MTITLEPWGPVEPLEPALSIRQVLALERVLAGEPEVVAGAAQLDRPVRWVHVAEAADVGVMLSGGEMVLTTGVLLAGDESAQTEYIRSLHRAEAAAVVLGLGRAFPTPPDVMRRAAERCGLPMIVLHRPFPFAELTEEVQSRLVRRKFAAVSLSEAVRTALTALITAGAPLQLLLDEIAQHAACPVVVTNLAHRVLATAGERSAVDDVLRDWERIARQAGGNEGDGWIRAELGGRGERWGQIMLCGHRGDTAGGRLLADRAAEALVLHRMLGGASAHTWEEQSAQSLLTDLISGVVPARQLLPRARAAGLPVNRRTFVPLVVRDGDLAELDRTLRLLGMPGLVAELADGATAVLLSLARDQDADALAAHFAARLRTESGQARRVVAAADPRTVWEDVPAGLREAQHVADAVADSSAALDLPAVVRLKDVHLRGLVRLLRDDPHVQSFAERELDGLLCAAGEDLLAVLRTYLATGRNKSRTAQLHHVSRPALYRRLEAIEGRLGVDLDDFEQAASVHIALLAHDAQQG, encoded by the coding sequence ATGACCATCACCTTGGAGCCCTGGGGGCCCGTAGAGCCTCTGGAACCCGCCCTGTCGATCCGTCAGGTCCTGGCCCTGGAACGGGTGTTGGCCGGCGAGCCCGAGGTGGTCGCCGGTGCTGCGCAGCTCGACCGGCCGGTGCGCTGGGTGCACGTCGCCGAGGCGGCGGACGTGGGCGTGATGCTCAGCGGCGGCGAGATGGTCCTCACCACCGGCGTGCTGCTGGCCGGCGACGAGAGCGCGCAGACCGAGTACATCCGGTCCCTGCACCGGGCGGAGGCCGCGGCCGTGGTGCTGGGCCTCGGCCGCGCCTTTCCCACCCCGCCGGACGTGATGCGGCGGGCCGCCGAGCGGTGCGGGCTGCCCATGATCGTGCTCCATCGGCCCTTCCCCTTCGCCGAGTTGACGGAGGAGGTCCAGTCCCGGCTGGTCCGGCGCAAGTTTGCCGCCGTCAGCCTGTCGGAGGCCGTACGGACCGCGCTCACCGCACTGATCACCGCGGGGGCTCCGCTGCAACTGCTGCTCGACGAGATCGCCCAGCACGCGGCCTGCCCCGTCGTCGTCACCAACCTCGCCCACCGGGTGCTGGCGACGGCGGGGGAGCGGTCGGCGGTCGACGACGTGCTGCGGGACTGGGAGCGCATCGCCCGGCAGGCCGGCGGCAACGAGGGCGACGGCTGGATCCGCGCCGAACTCGGCGGACGCGGCGAACGGTGGGGGCAGATCATGCTCTGCGGGCACCGCGGCGACACCGCGGGCGGACGGCTGCTCGCCGACCGGGCCGCCGAGGCCCTCGTCCTGCACCGCATGCTCGGCGGCGCCTCCGCCCACACCTGGGAGGAGCAGTCCGCGCAGAGCCTGCTCACCGACCTGATCTCCGGCGTCGTACCGGCCCGGCAGCTGCTGCCCCGGGCCCGGGCGGCCGGACTCCCCGTCAACCGGCGCACCTTCGTCCCGCTGGTCGTGCGCGACGGGGACCTGGCCGAACTCGACCGGACACTGCGGTTGTTGGGGATGCCGGGCCTGGTCGCCGAACTCGCGGACGGGGCGACGGCGGTCCTGCTCAGCCTCGCCCGCGACCAGGACGCCGACGCACTCGCCGCGCACTTCGCCGCCCGGCTGCGGACGGAGTCGGGTCAGGCCCGCAGGGTCGTCGCGGCGGCCGACCCGCGCACCGTCTGGGAGGACGTGCCCGCCGGACTGCGTGAGGCCCAGCACGTCGCCGACGCCGTGGCCGACTCCTCGGCCGCCCTCGACCTCCCGGCCGTCGTCCGCCTCAAGGACGTCCATCTGCGGGGCCTGGTCCGGCTGCTGCGGGACGACCCGCATGTGCAGTCCTTCGCGGAGCGAGAGCTCGACGGGCTGCTGTGCGCGGCGGGCGAGGACCTGCTCGCCGTGCTGCGGACCTATCTGGCCACCGGCCGCAACAAGTCCCGCACCGCCCAGCTCCATCATGTCTCCCGGCCCGCGCTGTACCGGCGGCTGGAGGCGATAGAGGGCCGGCTGGGCGTGGACCTGGACGACTTCGAACAGGCCGCCTCGGTGCACATCGCGCTTCTCGCGCACGACGCTCAACAGGGCTGA
- a CDS encoding nitrilase-related carbon-nitrogen hydrolase — MANVVRAALVQATWTGDTESMVAKHEEHAREAARQGAKIIGFQEVFNAPYFCQVQEPEHYRWAEPVPDGPTVRRMQDLARETGMVVVVPVFEVEQSGFYYNTAAVIDADGSYLGKYRKHHIPQVKGFWEKYYFRPGNIGWPVFDTAVGKVGVYICYDRHFPEGWRQLGLKGAQLVYNPSATHRGLSAHLWQLEQPAAAVANEYFVAAINRVGVEEYGDNDFYGTSYFVDPRGQFVGEVASDKDEQLLVRDLDFDLVEQVRQQWAFYRDRRPDAYEGLVQP, encoded by the coding sequence ATGGCCAACGTCGTACGTGCCGCTCTGGTCCAGGCCACCTGGACCGGCGACACCGAGTCCATGGTGGCGAAACACGAGGAGCACGCCCGCGAGGCGGCCCGGCAGGGTGCGAAGATCATCGGGTTCCAGGAGGTGTTCAACGCTCCCTACTTCTGTCAGGTCCAGGAGCCGGAGCACTACCGCTGGGCCGAGCCGGTCCCCGACGGGCCCACCGTGCGTCGTATGCAGGACCTCGCGCGCGAGACGGGCATGGTGGTCGTGGTGCCGGTCTTCGAGGTGGAGCAGTCCGGTTTCTACTACAACACCGCCGCCGTGATCGACGCGGACGGCTCGTACCTCGGCAAGTACCGCAAACACCACATTCCGCAGGTGAAGGGTTTCTGGGAGAAGTACTACTTCAGGCCGGGCAACATCGGCTGGCCCGTCTTCGACACGGCCGTCGGCAAGGTCGGCGTCTATATCTGCTACGACCGTCACTTCCCGGAGGGCTGGCGGCAACTCGGCCTGAAGGGAGCGCAGTTGGTCTACAACCCGTCGGCCACCCACCGCGGTCTGTCCGCCCACCTCTGGCAGCTGGAGCAGCCGGCGGCCGCGGTCGCCAACGAGTACTTCGTCGCCGCGATCAACCGGGTCGGCGTCGAGGAGTACGGCGACAACGACTTCTACGGGACCTCGTACTTCGTCGACCCGCGCGGGCAGTTCGTCGGTGAGGTCGCCAGCGACAAGGACGAGCAACTCCTCGTCCGCGACCTCGACTTCGACCTGGTCGAGCAGGTCCGCCAGCAGTGGGCCTTCTACCGCGACCGCCGACCCGACGCCTACGAAGGACTGGTGCAGCCGTGA
- a CDS encoding ATP-dependent Clp protease ATP-binding subunit, producing the protein MTSGFTSPEGYGDPFGEFLARFFGGPRPGPRQINIGQLLSQPARDLVRGAAQYAAEHGSRDLDTEHLLRAALSAEPTRSLLSRAGADPDSLATEIDERSGPVQHPPGEVPPPTSLALTPAAKRALLDAHDLARSRGAGHIGPEHVLSALAANPDSAAGHILNAARFAAAGLPPEPPDAAQATRTADRQRSTDTPTLDKYGRDLTELAREGRIDPVIGRDDEIEQTIEVLSRRGKNNPVLIGDAGVGKTAIVEGLAQRIAEGDVPDTLVARRVVALDLTGVVAGTRYRGDFEERLNTIVDEIRAHSDRLIVFIDELHTVVGAGGGGEGGSMDAGNILKPALARGELHIVGATTLEEFRRIEKDAALARRFQPILVPEPSVADALEILRGLRDRYEAHHQVRYTDEALVAAVELSDRYLTDRRLPDKAIDLIDQAGARVRLGARTKGTDVRAMEREVEQLARDKDQAAADEQYEQATQLRDRIVELKQRIADASGEDAADEGCDLKVTAEAVAEVVSRQTGIPVASLTQEEKDRLLALEEHLHERVVGQQEAVRVVADAVLRSRAGLASPDRPIGSFLFLGPTGVGKTELARALAEALFGSEERMVRLDMSEYQERHTVSRLVGAPPGYVGHEEAGQLTEVVRRHPYSLLLLDEVEKAHPDVFNILLQVLDDGRLTDSQGRTVDFTNTVIVMTSNLGSEAISRRGAGIGFGSGGTDADEEARREQILRPLREHFRPEFLNRIDEIVVFRQLTSEQLRQITDLLLEKTRRLVHAQGITVEFGGAAVDWLAERGYEPEYGARPLRRTIQREVDNELSRLLLDGRVKEGDRVRVEVEDGRLAFRTPPPVPTAEL; encoded by the coding sequence ATGACCAGCGGCTTCACCAGCCCGGAGGGCTACGGCGACCCCTTCGGTGAATTCCTGGCCCGCTTCTTCGGCGGGCCCCGCCCCGGCCCCCGCCAGATCAACATCGGCCAGCTCCTCAGCCAGCCGGCGAGGGACCTCGTGCGCGGCGCGGCCCAGTACGCCGCCGAGCACGGCAGCCGCGACCTGGACACCGAGCACCTGCTGCGCGCGGCCCTCTCCGCGGAGCCGACGCGCAGTCTGCTCAGCCGGGCGGGCGCCGACCCCGACTCCCTCGCGACGGAGATCGACGAGCGCTCGGGCCCGGTCCAGCACCCGCCGGGCGAGGTGCCGCCGCCCACCTCGCTGGCCCTGACCCCGGCCGCGAAGCGCGCCCTGCTGGACGCCCACGACCTGGCCCGTTCCCGCGGCGCGGGGCACATCGGCCCGGAGCACGTGCTCAGCGCCCTCGCCGCGAACCCGGACTCGGCGGCCGGGCACATCCTCAACGCGGCCCGCTTCGCCGCCGCCGGTCTGCCGCCCGAGCCCCCGGACGCCGCCCAGGCGACCCGCACCGCGGACCGGCAGCGGTCCACCGACACTCCCACGCTCGACAAGTACGGCCGTGATCTGACCGAGCTGGCCCGCGAGGGCCGGATCGACCCGGTGATCGGCCGGGACGACGAGATCGAACAGACCATCGAGGTGCTCTCGCGGCGCGGCAAGAACAACCCGGTGCTGATCGGCGACGCGGGAGTCGGCAAGACGGCCATCGTGGAGGGGCTGGCCCAGCGGATCGCGGAGGGCGACGTACCGGACACCCTCGTCGCCCGGCGGGTGGTGGCCCTGGACCTGACGGGCGTGGTCGCGGGAACGCGTTACCGCGGCGATTTCGAGGAGCGGCTGAACACCATCGTCGACGAGATCCGCGCGCACTCCGACCGGCTGATCGTCTTCATCGACGAACTGCACACGGTCGTCGGCGCGGGCGGAGGCGGCGAGGGCGGGTCGATGGACGCCGGAAACATCCTCAAGCCGGCCCTGGCCCGCGGCGAACTGCACATCGTGGGCGCGACGACACTGGAGGAGTTCCGACGGATCGAGAAGGACGCGGCGCTGGCCCGCCGTTTCCAGCCGATCCTCGTCCCGGAGCCGTCCGTCGCGGACGCGCTGGAGATCCTGCGCGGACTGCGCGACCGCTACGAGGCCCACCACCAGGTCCGCTACACCGACGAGGCGCTCGTCGCGGCCGTGGAGCTGTCCGACCGCTATCTCACCGACCGCAGGCTGCCCGACAAGGCGATCGACCTGATCGACCAGGCCGGCGCCCGGGTGCGCCTCGGCGCCCGCACGAAGGGCACGGACGTACGGGCCATGGAGCGCGAGGTCGAGCAGCTCGCCCGCGACAAGGACCAGGCGGCCGCGGACGAACAGTACGAGCAGGCCACCCAGCTACGGGACCGTATCGTCGAGTTGAAGCAGCGCATCGCGGACGCCAGCGGCGAGGACGCGGCCGACGAGGGATGTGATCTGAAGGTCACCGCGGAAGCCGTCGCCGAGGTGGTGTCCCGGCAGACCGGCATCCCGGTCGCCAGCCTCACCCAGGAGGAGAAGGACCGGCTGCTCGCCCTGGAGGAGCATCTGCACGAGCGGGTCGTCGGCCAGCAGGAGGCCGTACGGGTCGTCGCGGACGCGGTGCTGCGCTCACGCGCAGGGCTCGCGAGCCCGGACCGGCCGATCGGCAGCTTCCTCTTCCTCGGCCCGACCGGCGTCGGCAAGACGGAACTGGCCCGCGCGCTCGCCGAGGCGCTGTTCGGCAGCGAGGAGCGCATGGTCCGGCTCGACATGAGCGAGTACCAGGAGCGGCACACCGTGAGCCGTCTGGTGGGCGCCCCGCCCGGCTACGTCGGCCACGAGGAGGCCGGGCAGCTGACGGAGGTCGTCCGCCGTCACCCGTACTCGCTGCTTCTGCTCGACGAGGTGGAGAAGGCGCACCCGGACGTCTTCAACATCCTGCTGCAGGTCCTCGACGACGGTCGACTCACCGACTCCCAGGGCCGCACGGTGGACTTCACCAACACGGTGATCGTGATGACCAGCAACCTGGGCTCGGAGGCGATCAGCCGGCGCGGCGCCGGCATCGGCTTCGGGTCGGGCGGCACGGACGCCGACGAGGAGGCGCGGCGCGAGCAGATCCTGCGTCCGCTGCGCGAGCACTTCCGGCCGGAGTTCCTCAACCGGATCGACGAGATCGTCGTCTTCCGGCAGCTCACGAGTGAGCAACTGCGGCAGATCACCGACCTGTTGCTGGAGAAGACGCGTCGGCTGGTGCATGCCCAGGGCATCACGGTCGAGTTCGGCGGCGCGGCCGTCGACTGGCTCGCCGAGCGCGGCTACGAGCCCGAGTACGGTGCCCGGCCGTTGCGCCGCACCATCCAGCGCGAGGTCGACAACGAGCTCTCGCGGCTGTTGCTCGACGGGCGGGTCAAGGAGGGCGACCGGGTGCGGGTGGAGGTCGAGGACGGGCGGCTCGCGTTCCGCACGCCGCCGCCCGTCCCCACCGCCGAACTCTGA
- the map gene encoding type I methionyl aminopeptidase produces MVELKTDTSIDAMYEAGQVVARALTAVRKAADVGVSLLELDELAHETLREAGATSPFLGYRPSFAPTPFPGVICASVNDAIVHGVPTRYRLRDGDLLSVDFGAELNGWVGDSAISFTVGRARPADVRLIETAERALAAGIEAAVVGNRVGDIAHAIGTVCRAGGYGIMDDFGGHGVGRHMHEDPAIPNEGRPHRGLPLRHGMVIAIEPMLIAGGGDDYHAAPDGWTLRTNDGSRAAHTEHTVAITEAGPRVLTERL; encoded by the coding sequence ATGGTGGAGCTGAAGACAGACACATCGATCGATGCCATGTACGAGGCGGGACAGGTCGTCGCACGGGCTCTTACGGCCGTGCGCAAGGCCGCCGACGTGGGCGTTTCCCTGCTGGAGCTGGACGAGCTGGCGCATGAGACGTTGCGGGAGGCGGGGGCGACGTCACCGTTCCTCGGCTACCGCCCGTCCTTCGCCCCGACGCCCTTCCCGGGGGTGATCTGCGCGTCCGTGAACGACGCGATCGTGCACGGCGTCCCCACCCGCTACCGGCTGCGCGACGGCGATCTGCTCTCCGTCGACTTCGGCGCCGAGCTGAACGGCTGGGTCGGCGACTCCGCGATCAGCTTCACCGTCGGACGGGCACGCCCGGCGGACGTCCGGCTGATCGAGACGGCCGAGCGTGCCCTCGCGGCGGGCATCGAGGCGGCGGTCGTCGGCAACCGCGTCGGCGACATCGCGCACGCGATCGGCACGGTCTGCCGGGCGGGGGGCTACGGCATCATGGACGACTTCGGCGGCCACGGCGTGGGCCGCCACATGCACGAGGACCCAGCGATCCCCAACGAGGGCCGCCCGCACCGCGGCCTCCCGCTGCGTCACGGCATGGTCATCGCGATCGAGCCGATGCTGATCGCCGGCGGCGGGGACGACTATCACGCGGCCCCGGACGGCTGGACGCTCCGAACGAACGACGGCTCAAGAGCGGCCCACACCGAACACACGGTGGCGATCACGGAGGCGGGCCCCAGAGTCCTGACCGAGAGGCTCTAG
- a CDS encoding helix-turn-helix domain-containing protein, with amino-acid sequence MVRTPLTPEERERGERLGRLLREARGGRSMTEIAASAGISAETLRKIETGRAPTPAFFTVAALARVLGLSMDELAGLCALAPV; translated from the coding sequence ATGGTGCGTACCCCCCTCACTCCGGAAGAGCGCGAACGCGGCGAGCGGCTCGGGCGGTTGCTGCGCGAGGCGCGCGGCGGCCGGAGCATGACCGAGATCGCGGCGAGCGCGGGCATCTCCGCCGAGACCCTCCGCAAGATCGAGACCGGCCGCGCGCCCACCCCGGCGTTCTTCACCGTCGCCGCGCTCGCCCGGGTGCTCGGCCTGTCGATGGACGAACTGGCCGGGCTGTGCGCGCTCGCCCCGGTATGA
- a CDS encoding aspartate aminotransferase family protein produces MSDLLARHRSVLPDWLALYYDNPLEITHGEGRHVWDADGNKYLDFFGGILTTMTAHALPEVTKAVSEQAGRIVHSSTLYLNRPMVELAERIAHLSGIPDARVFFTTSGTEANDTALLLATTYRRSNTVLAMRNSYHGRSFSAVGITGNRGWSPTSLSPLQTLYVHGGVRTRGPFADLDDAEFIDACVEDLKDLLGHTRPPAALIAEPIQGVGGFTSPPDGLYAAFRDVLNASGILWIADEVQTGWGRTGEHFWGWQAHGQSGPPDIVTFAKGIGNGMSIGGVIARSEIMNCLDANSISTFGGTQITMAAGLANLGYLLEHDLQGNARRVGGLLIERLRAVAAQDPGVREVRGRGLMIGVELTRPGTGLADPDRASAVLEAARADGLLLGKGGGHNTSALRIAPPLSLTVAEAEEGAAILENALRTTQ; encoded by the coding sequence GTGAGCGACCTCCTCGCCCGCCATCGAAGCGTCCTGCCGGACTGGCTCGCCCTCTACTACGACAACCCGCTGGAGATCACTCACGGTGAGGGCCGCCACGTCTGGGACGCCGACGGAAACAAGTACCTCGACTTCTTCGGCGGCATCCTCACCACGATGACCGCGCACGCGCTGCCCGAGGTGACGAAAGCGGTGAGCGAGCAGGCCGGGCGGATCGTCCATTCGTCCACGCTCTACCTCAACCGGCCCATGGTCGAGCTCGCCGAGCGCATCGCCCACCTCAGCGGCATCCCCGACGCCCGGGTCTTCTTCACCACCTCCGGCACCGAGGCCAACGACACGGCGCTGCTGCTCGCCACCACATACCGGCGCAGCAACACCGTCCTGGCGATGCGCAACAGCTACCACGGCCGTTCCTTCAGCGCGGTCGGCATCACCGGCAACCGCGGCTGGTCCCCGACCTCGCTGTCCCCCCTGCAGACGCTGTACGTGCACGGTGGGGTGCGCACCCGCGGTCCCTTCGCCGACCTCGACGACGCCGAGTTCATCGACGCCTGCGTGGAGGACCTGAAGGACCTGCTCGGGCACACCCGCCCGCCCGCGGCCCTGATCGCCGAGCCCATCCAGGGCGTCGGAGGCTTCACCTCGCCGCCCGACGGCCTGTACGCGGCATTCCGTGACGTGCTGAACGCATCCGGCATCCTGTGGATCGCCGACGAGGTGCAGACCGGCTGGGGACGCACCGGCGAGCACTTCTGGGGCTGGCAGGCGCATGGGCAGAGCGGTCCGCCGGACATCGTCACCTTCGCCAAGGGCATCGGCAACGGCATGTCCATCGGCGGTGTCATCGCCCGCTCCGAGATCATGAACTGTCTGGACGCCAACAGCATCTCCACGTTCGGCGGCACCCAAATCACCATGGCGGCCGGCCTCGCCAACCTCGGCTACCTGCTGGAACACGACCTCCAGGGCAACGCCCGGCGGGTCGGCGGGCTGCTCATCGAGCGGCTGCGCGCCGTCGCCGCCCAGGACCCCGGAGTACGGGAGGTGCGCGGGCGCGGGCTGATGATCGGCGTCGAACTGACCAGACCCGGCACCGGCCTGGCCGACCCGGACCGGGCGTCCGCCGTGCTGGAGGCGGCCCGCGCCGACGGGCTGCTGCTGGGCAAGGGCGGCGGCCACAACACCAGCGCCCTGCGCATCGCCCCGCCGCTGTCCCTGACCGTGGCGGAGGCCGAGGAGGGCGCCGCGATCCTCGAAAACGCGCTGAGGACCACGCAGTAG
- a CDS encoding nitrilase-related carbon-nitrogen hydrolase: MSRVIRAAIFQTAWTGDKESMIQVHEQAVRDAAAQGAQVLCFQELFYGPYFCQVQDPQFYEYAEQIPDGPIVERFQALAREHGIVLVLPMYEEEQPGVLYNTAAVIDADGSYLGKYRKHHIPQVNGFWEKFYFRPGNVGWPVFDTAVGKIGVYICYDRHFPEGWRALGLAGAEIVFNPSATSRGLSAYLWQLEQPAAAVANEYFVGAINRVGVEELGDNDFYGTSYFVDPEAQFVGEVASDKESELVVRDLDMAKLREVRDRWQFYRDRRPDAYPPLTAP, translated from the coding sequence ATGAGCAGAGTGATCCGTGCCGCGATTTTCCAGACGGCCTGGACCGGCGACAAGGAATCGATGATCCAGGTCCACGAGCAGGCGGTGCGCGACGCGGCCGCCCAGGGTGCTCAGGTCCTGTGTTTCCAGGAGCTGTTCTACGGACCGTACTTCTGCCAGGTCCAGGACCCGCAGTTCTACGAGTACGCCGAGCAGATCCCCGACGGCCCCATCGTCGAGCGTTTCCAGGCGCTCGCCCGGGAACACGGCATCGTGCTGGTGCTGCCGATGTACGAGGAGGAGCAGCCGGGGGTCCTCTACAACACCGCCGCCGTGATCGACGCGGACGGCTCGTACCTCGGCAAGTACCGCAAGCACCACATCCCGCAGGTAAACGGTTTCTGGGAGAAGTTCTACTTCCGCCCGGGGAACGTGGGCTGGCCGGTGTTCGACACGGCCGTCGGAAAGATCGGCGTCTACATCTGCTACGACCGCCACTTCCCGGAGGGCTGGCGCGCGCTGGGGCTGGCGGGCGCGGAGATCGTCTTCAACCCCTCGGCCACCTCACGGGGCCTGTCCGCCTACCTGTGGCAGCTGGAGCAGCCGGCGGCGGCCGTCGCCAACGAGTACTTCGTGGGCGCGATCAACCGGGTCGGCGTCGAGGAACTCGGCGACAACGACTTCTACGGGACCTCGTACTTCGTGGACCCGGAGGCCCAGTTCGTCGGCGAGGTGGCGAGCGACAAGGAGAGCGAACTCGTCGTCCGCGATCTCGACATGGCCAAGCTGCGCGAGGTGCGCGACCGCTGGCAGTTCTACCGGGACCGCCGTCCCGACGCCTACCCGCCGCTCACCGCTCCGTAG